From a single Nostoc edaphicum CCNP1411 genomic region:
- a CDS encoding GAF domain-containing protein, producing the protein MTFLYNSSQENEHLISELENQNGNANIANIASNEITLLNAIAQEFKTWRRQLQDITTHMRQAPDLDTLLKITVAQIREKIGCDRALIYQFTSRESGNVLAESRTLGWTPTLGENIPGIIFGLYTNQDYIESVVIDDINQIQLTPYQKQLLDKFQIKASLSLPILVEGKVWGLLSVNNCYSIRQWQEVEISLLSQITTELTYKLQSFEFQKEQQQRLLAKKSVAKVIDKILRASNVDKLFQTTTQEVRQLLKCDRVGVYRFKPDWSGEFVAESVGNGWVKMVGPDFYMVWEDTHLQDTQGGRYAKGETFVANDIYQMGHSQCHIDILEQYEMKSYVIAPIFSGEKLWGLLAAYQNSGPRDWQPWEESFVTQIGLQFGVAISQGEYLEQVQTKSDQLAQIVEQEKVFTKIVNRIRQSSDVESVFKTTTQEVRQSLQCDRVAVYRFNPDWGGEFVAESVGTGWTKLVGPDIKTIVDDTYLQETKGGRYVRGENFVVNDIYEVGLAPCHIEILEQFEAKAYIIVPIFFGEKLWGLLAAYQNSSTREWQTWEVNFLVQTSLQFSLAKSQIDYLELVRVKSDKLAQIAEQEKAVTKISNRIRQSLDVEEIFKTTTQEVRQLLRCDRVAVYRFNSNWSGEFVAESAGHLWVKLVGPDIKTVWEDTHLQETQGGRYVQGESFVVNDIYQVGHSPCHIEILEQFEVKAYVIVPVFAGEQLWGLLGAYQNSVTRDWEESEVTLLARIGSQLGLALQHTEYLQQVQAQSAKLAEAAAREKAAKELLQQRSIQLLTALRPALNGDLTVRAPITEDELGTIADAYNNTLQALRQIVIQVQGAAQQVAQTSSNSDASLAGLTNLAQQQSEEITAALGEIQHMVDSTQAVVANAELVQLAVQQANQTVESGDTAMNLTVKAIQGIRETVAQTSKKIKRLSESSQKISKVVNLIGNFATQTNVLALNAAIEATRAGEYGKGFAVVADEVRSLSRQSAAATIEIEKLVQEIQAETGEVAVAMETGIQQVVEGTNLVSDTRQNLNAIVSATAEISQLIERITAATQKQMAQSVTVTKSMQDVAEIANKTFAESQEIATVFQDLSGMAQELLTTASKFKVK; encoded by the coding sequence ATGACGTTTTTGTATAACAGTAGCCAGGAAAATGAGCATCTAATCTCTGAATTAGAAAATCAAAATGGTAACGCTAATATAGCGAATATTGCTAGCAATGAAATAACTTTATTAAATGCGATTGCTCAGGAATTTAAAACTTGGCGGCGACAATTGCAAGACATCACAACTCACATGCGCCAAGCACCAGACCTAGATACACTACTCAAAATCACTGTAGCGCAGATTAGAGAAAAGATTGGCTGCGATCGCGCCTTAATTTATCAGTTTACTTCGCGGGAATCAGGTAATGTTTTAGCAGAATCTAGAACATTAGGTTGGACACCGACTTTAGGCGAAAATATTCCCGGAATTATTTTTGGCTTATATACCAATCAAGACTATATAGAATCTGTAGTTATTGACGATATTAATCAGATACAACTTACACCTTATCAAAAGCAACTGCTAGATAAATTTCAAATTAAAGCTAGTTTAAGTTTGCCGATTTTAGTAGAAGGTAAAGTATGGGGATTACTGTCAGTAAATAATTGCTACTCAATACGACAGTGGCAAGAAGTAGAAATTAGTCTACTATCTCAAATTACAACAGAACTGACCTATAAATTACAGAGCTTTGAATTCCAAAAAGAACAGCAACAGCGGCTACTAGCAAAAAAATCGGTAGCTAAAGTCATCGACAAAATTTTGCGAGCATCAAATGTCGATAAGCTTTTTCAAACAACCACTCAAGAAGTACGTCAATTATTAAAGTGCGATCGCGTCGGTGTCTATCGCTTCAAACCTGACTGGAGTGGCGAGTTTGTCGCTGAGTCAGTGGGTAATGGTTGGGTAAAAATGGTAGGCCCTGATTTTTACATGGTCTGGGAAGATACTCACTTACAAGACACTCAAGGAGGACGTTATGCCAAAGGTGAAACCTTTGTGGCCAATGACATTTATCAAATGGGTCATTCTCAATGTCATATTGACATTTTAGAGCAGTATGAAATGAAGTCTTACGTCATTGCGCCAATATTTTCTGGAGAAAAACTATGGGGTTTGCTGGCAGCTTACCAAAATTCTGGGCCTCGTGATTGGCAACCTTGGGAAGAAAGCTTTGTCACTCAAATTGGACTGCAATTTGGTGTGGCTATCTCACAAGGGGAATATCTGGAACAAGTGCAGACGAAATCTGACCAACTAGCTCAAATAGTTGAACAAGAGAAAGTTTTCACTAAGATAGTCAACCGCATCCGACAATCTTCAGATGTAGAAAGCGTCTTCAAAACAACCACTCAAGAAGTGCGGCAATCACTACAATGCGATCGCGTCGCTGTCTATCGCTTTAACCCTGATTGGGGTGGCGAATTTGTAGCTGAGTCTGTGGGTACTGGTTGGACAAAACTGGTAGGCCCTGATATTAAAACCATTGTGGATGATACTTACTTGCAAGAAACTAAGGGAGGTAGGTATGTTAGAGGTGAAAACTTTGTTGTAAATGACATCTATGAAGTAGGGCTTGCTCCCTGCCATATTGAGATTTTAGAGCAGTTTGAAGCCAAAGCTTACATAATTGTTCCTATATTCTTCGGGGAAAAATTGTGGGGCTTGCTGGCAGCTTATCAAAATTCCAGCACCCGTGAATGGCAAACCTGGGAAGTGAACTTTTTGGTTCAGACTAGCTTGCAATTTAGCCTAGCTAAATCACAGATCGACTATTTGGAATTAGTGCGGGTGAAATCTGATAAATTAGCTCAGATAGCAGAACAAGAGAAAGCTGTCACCAAAATAAGTAACCGGATTCGGCAATCTTTAGATGTAGAAGAAATCTTCAAAACCACCACTCAAGAAGTAAGACAATTACTGCGATGCGATCGCGTTGCCGTCTATCGTTTCAATTCTAACTGGAGTGGTGAATTTGTAGCGGAATCAGCAGGTCATCTTTGGGTAAAACTGGTAGGCCCCGACATCAAAACCGTCTGGGAAGATACCCATTTACAAGAAACTCAGGGAGGTCGATATGTCCAGGGTGAAAGCTTTGTTGTAAATGACATCTATCAGGTAGGTCATTCTCCTTGCCACATTGAAATTTTAGAGCAATTTGAAGTCAAAGCTTATGTAATTGTTCCTGTATTTGCTGGGGAACAATTGTGGGGCTTGCTAGGAGCTTATCAAAATTCGGTAACTCGTGATTGGGAAGAATCGGAAGTCACTTTGTTAGCACGTATTGGCAGCCAGTTAGGACTGGCATTACAACACACCGAATATTTGCAACAAGTACAAGCGCAGTCAGCAAAATTAGCAGAAGCAGCAGCGCGGGAAAAGGCAGCTAAGGAGTTACTACAACAACGATCTATTCAACTCCTAACAGCCCTTAGACCCGCTCTCAACGGCGATTTAACGGTACGCGCACCAATTACAGAAGACGAGCTAGGAACGATCGCTGACGCCTACAATAATACCCTACAAGCGCTGCGGCAAATCGTTATTCAAGTACAGGGCGCTGCTCAACAAGTTGCCCAAACTTCTAGCAATAGCGACGCTTCACTGGCCGGACTAACCAATCTAGCACAACAGCAATCCGAGGAAATTACCGCAGCATTAGGCGAAATTCAACATATGGTGGACTCTACTCAAGCTGTTGTGGCGAACGCAGAGTTAGTGCAACTAGCAGTGCAACAAGCCAATCAAACTGTAGAGTCTGGTGATACTGCGATGAACCTGACTGTAAAAGCAATCCAAGGAATTCGTGAAACCGTTGCTCAAACCAGCAAAAAGATTAAACGCCTCAGCGAATCTTCGCAAAAAATCTCCAAAGTGGTGAATTTGATTGGTAATTTTGCCACACAAACAAACGTACTGGCTCTGAATGCAGCCATTGAAGCCACTCGTGCAGGTGAATATGGCAAAGGCTTTGCTGTCGTAGCTGATGAAGTCCGTTCTTTATCTCGCCAATCAGCAGCAGCAACCATCGAAATTGAAAAATTAGTTCAGGAAATTCAAGCAGAAACTGGGGAAGTTGCAGTAGCGATGGAAACTGGCATTCAACAGGTGGTAGAAGGTACAAATCTTGTCAGTGACACTCGCCAAAACTTAAATGCGATCGTTTCTGCAACTGCCGAAATTAGTCAGCTAATCGAGCGAATTACCGCAGCGACTCAAAAACAAATGGCGCAATCTGTAACAGTAACTAAATCAATGCAAGATGTAGCAGAAATTGCTAACAAAACCTTTGCTGAATCTCAAGAAATTGCTACCGTGTTCCAAGATTTATCAGG